Sequence from the Pseudomonadota bacterium genome:
TCGTCGAAGTTCAGCCGGCCTTCGCGAATGCTGAATTCAGAATCACGGAACCTCACGGTGCCGCGACCTATGCCCACCGTTCCGAGGACGCCGAAACGTTGATCCGTGCCGACGATCCGAAACTCGCGCTCGGTATCTTGGATCGCGAGCTCGGCGTCGATCAGGTTGGTCTGGATCCGCATGGGCGCCAACTGCAGTACGCGCAGGTCGAGTGCGACGCGGTCGGCAGCGGGATCGTAGCGCTTCACGTTGGCGCGCTCGCTCTTGGACATGTCGCCGATCGCCATACGGCCGAGCTGGATGGTCCTGCCGTAGTGCATGCGTGTCAGACGCAGGATCCCGTGCAGCAGCGGCAAGCGATCACCCTGTTGCCATTGCAGTGTGCCGCTGCCGCCAAACTGCATGTCGATGTCCTCTTCGGGCGAGACCGACAGTTGACGCGCGGTGACGTCGAGCTTGTACGCCGCCAGGCGCCGGCCGCTCAGCTGGGCCATCCCCCCGAAAGCCAGCTCGCCGCCGCCCACCCGGGCGCGAAAGTCTTCCAAAAGGACACGTTGAGCGCTGAACGTGAGCTGGCCGGTAAGTCCACGGATGGGGGTGTCGAAGGAAGCGAAACGCACATCCGCGTCGGCGACCGCAGCATGACCGTAGATCCCAGGATGCTCGAGCGGGCCGGTCACGGAAAAGCGAAGCCCCACGTTGCCGCGAGCCGACGACAGCGTGCTCGACAAGCTCGCAAGCAGGCCGAGGTCCACCCGTCCCGCCAAGGTGAGATCGAGGCCGTCGTAGATCGAGCCGCGCCCCGAGACGTCCAAGTGGGATCCGGGGCCCACGAAGCCCGCATGTCCGATGCGGAACGCACCCTGCTCCACCCGCAGCGCGAGCGGGCTGTCGTTGCGCAGCTGAACATCGCGTTGGCCGACCGTTACTCGATCCAGGTACACGTCGCCCACCAGCGTGTGCGGCTCGAGCATGGCGCCATCATGCAACGTTACCGTGCCGGTAACCAAGCCGTGCAGATCCCTCGCGTGCAGGGATCGGGGTACCACGAACGAAGCGACCGGCAGGCTGTCGAAGGCGACCAACCCGCGCAGCGGATACACGAGTGTGCGTCCCATAGCGAGGTCCGCGCGCAGCGCGCCCCCTAGGCCGCTGCCACACACGAGAAAGGCCTGTGGACGAACCAGGGCAGGTTGCGGGCCATTGACCGTACGCAGGGCGGGATCGGCCGGCCAACGGCCACGTGCCAATCCCTCGCGAGCATGCCCGCACTTTGCATCGGCGGGTGGCTTGCCGGGCTTCCAGGCGAGCGCCTGCTTCACCCACGGGTCCTCGGGGTCCGTGAGGCGCACGTAGGCACGCGCGTCCCCGAGCGCCATCCCCTTCCATGCCGTACCGGTCGCCACCACGTCAAGGTCCGCTCGTGGCAGTGCCAGCGTGCCACCCAGCGTGCCGCTTACCCCGTAGGTTCCGCTGAGATCCGGAAGGCGGTCGGCGAGGCCTTCGGTGTCGCCGAAGCGGATGCGATCGGCCACCACGACCATATCCAGCTTGGCGCCGAGCCTCATCGACCCAGAGAGCTTCACCGTGCCGGGCCCCTTGCGCAGCGACGCGTGCTCGACCGACAGAATGCCCGCCTCGTAGCCCTCGTAGTGATCAAGCCATTTCCAGCGGCCCCTGAAATGGCCCCTGTCAAAAAGGAAGCCCTTCAGATTGACCTGAGGGATGACGACGTCCACGTCGGCTACCAAGGTGCCCGCGCGGGAGTCGCCCGGAAAACCGTGGGTGTAGTGAACCTGAGCGCGACCGTTTACCTCGCCTTGGTACGGCTTGAAGCGCTCGTCCTGCCCGTAGTGGAACACGTGATAGAAATCCCGCAAAAGCAGCTTGTGAGCCAGCAAACGAGCGGTTGCCTCGAAGCGATCGTTGCTGAAATCGAGCAACATGTCATCCACTCGGTAGCGACTGCCGCGCTTGACGGCCCGAACCGAAGGGAAGCGCACCGCGTGTCCCCCCTTTTCCATGATCGCGGCGGATTCGACGTCCCCCAGCGGGAACGTGTTGAAGGCGAAGTCGTGCATGTTCAGCCGGCCGCTGACCTTCGGGTCTCGGTAGGAGCCGACGACCTCGGCAACGAACTCGCCGATGCCGGCGATAGGGAAGTCGGCCAGGGGAGAGACGTCGCGCAAATCGAGGCGCCGGCTGTGAACATGCGCGCGCAGGCGATCATCAAAACCGAGCAGCACGCTTGCGTGCAGGACGGAACGGGGCGCGTCGGCTCGAAGGTTTTGCAGATGAATGCCCTCGCTGGACACGGCGACCTCGGCGGCGACGCGGGCCTTCGGAACCTGCAGCACGTACCTGGCCGGCCTCACATGATGGGCCTGCCGCGTGACCTGGAAGCCGTGGGTCCGAAACCGTAGAGGCCCGCGCAGCTTGAGAGGAGCAAGCGAGCCCGCCAGGCGGAAATGGCCGCCAAGCTGCCACTCCACAATGGCGTCGGGTGTGACGTTCAGTTGTTGCATGAGGTTCGCGAACGAGACTCGTTCAACGTCGACCTTCACATCGAACGGAACCTGCGAGGTCAGTCCCAGCTCCCCCTTGAACGCTAGCCTGCCCCCGCCCCTGTGCATGCGCAGCTGCCCGCGCGGCATCGAGATCGTGTGTCGATTGGCTTCGAAGGCGACCTCTACCGATTCGCCCAAGCGGTAGTCGCCGATCGACGCGTCCCTCACCCGCAGCACTCCGGTGGCCCTCGGGCTGCTCCGAGTGCCGCTGAAGCGCGCCTTTAGCGATGCATCGCCTCGAAGCAGCGGCAGATCGAAACCGAACGGCAACTGCCTCATGCGGGCCAAGTCGAAATCGAGCTCGAGATCGCCCCGGTACGCGCGACCCAGGGGCCAGGTCACCAGTGCTTCGCGCAGGTTGACATCAAAGCTGGTGGTTTCGAGCAAGAGCCGCGCCAGCCTCGCGTGACCGGGCGCGAACTCGCCTCGCGCCAGCACGCGGTGGATGGTCTCCTCGCCGGCCGGATGCCGCACCTGTCCACCGCCCGCACGTACTTCGATGCCGGCCAGCTCCCCCCTGGCAACGTCGACTCGTGCGCTCATGCCGAGCAGCTCGACGTGCCCCAGCGAGCCCGCGTCGATCGCAAGCCGGGCATCGGAGATCCGCAGCTGCCGGAAGGGCAGATTCCACGGGCCGGCTCGACGCTCGCGCAACAGGGGCAGATTGACGACCTTGCCATCCCGCACCAGCAGCCGGACCCGCGCGCCTTCGATTCCGATCGAACGAAGCTTGGGCTTGCCTCGCAGCAGGCTGAGCAGCGAAGCTTCGAGCACAAGCTGCTGGGCGAAGGCCAGCTCACCATGCTCCGGGTGCATCAATGCAACGTCACGCGCAGTCAGCGATAGTCGCGGCAGCTCAATCGTGATCTCGCCGAGCTTGGTGTCGAGACCAAGCTCGGCGTAAAGGGCCTCACTCGCCTGCCTGCGCGCGAGATCCAGCGCGAAACCGGAGCGCACGAATGCGACAACCGCCGGCGGAGCAGCCAGGCAGAAAAGGAGTATACTGTACGCGGTGATGCGCCAGAAACGAGCAGACTTGGAGCGCACGCCGTGCACGATCTACCTACCAACCTGGCAAGGTAGCACGCTGCGGGCTTGCCCGCGCAGCGCCAGCCGGCAGCCAACGGGTGTCCGAAGCCGGATCAAGGAGCCGTGATGCGGCCGGAGACCTCGATCGAGGGTCGAAGCCGCGAGACGCAGATACGACGCGACGCCGACGGAAACTGGTTTGACAAGGGGCGTCCTGTGACCCACCTGGGGCTCGTGAGCGCGTTTGAACGCTGGGTGCAAC
This genomic interval carries:
- a CDS encoding translocation/assembly module TamB domain-containing protein, with protein sequence MHGVRSKSARFWRITAYSILLFCLAAPPAVVAFVRSGFALDLARRQASEALYAELGLDTKLGEITIELPRLSLTARDVALMHPEHGELAFAQQLVLEASLLSLLRGKPKLRSIGIEGARVRLLVRDGKVVNLPLLRERRAGPWNLPFRQLRISDARLAIDAGSLGHVELLGMSARVDVARGELAGIEVRAGGGQVRHPAGEETIHRVLARGEFAPGHARLARLLLETTSFDVNLREALVTWPLGRAYRGDLELDFDLARMRQLPFGFDLPLLRGDASLKARFSGTRSSPRATGVLRVRDASIGDYRLGESVEVAFEANRHTISMPRGQLRMHRGGGRLAFKGELGLTSQVPFDVKVDVERVSFANLMQQLNVTPDAIVEWQLGGHFRLAGSLAPLKLRGPLRFRTHGFQVTRQAHHVRPARYVLQVPKARVAAEVAVSSEGIHLQNLRADAPRSVLHASVLLGFDDRLRAHVHSRRLDLRDVSPLADFPIAGIGEFVAEVVGSYRDPKVSGRLNMHDFAFNTFPLGDVESAAIMEKGGHAVRFPSVRAVKRGSRYRVDDMLLDFSNDRFEATARLLAHKLLLRDFYHVFHYGQDERFKPYQGEVNGRAQVHYTHGFPGDSRAGTLVADVDVVIPQVNLKGFLFDRGHFRGRWKWLDHYEGYEAGILSVEHASLRKGPGTVKLSGSMRLGAKLDMVVVADRIRFGDTEGLADRLPDLSGTYGVSGTLGGTLALPRADLDVVATGTAWKGMALGDARAYVRLTDPEDPWVKQALAWKPGKPPADAKCGHAREGLARGRWPADPALRTVNGPQPALVRPQAFLVCGSGLGGALRADLAMGRTLVYPLRGLVAFDSLPVASFVVPRSLHARDLHGLVTGTVTLHDGAMLEPHTLVGDVYLDRVTVGQRDVQLRNDSPLALRVEQGAFRIGHAGFVGPGSHLDVSGRGSIYDGLDLTLAGRVDLGLLASLSSTLSSARGNVGLRFSVTGPLEHPGIYGHAAVADADVRFASFDTPIRGLTGQLTFSAQRVLLEDFRARVGGGELAFGGMAQLSGRRLAAYKLDVTARQLSVSPEEDIDMQFGGSGTLQWQQGDRLPLLHGILRLTRMHYGRTIQLGRMAIGDMSKSERANVKRYDPAADRVALDLRVLQLAPMRIQTNLIDAELAIQDTEREFRIVGTDQRFGVLGTVGIGRGTVRFRDSEFSIREGRLNFDDKTSVAPHFEVQAVTDVRRSVDLSRPDWHISMHAKGNIDSFELSMSSDPYLSEEDIVMLLTMGMTRAELNQLQAGSLQGTAALEALATVTGVDREVRKAVPVDDFRIGSAYSMRTNRTEPQLFVGKRIADRVRLNAATGLSEARDFRTSVQWQLNKRTSVEAVYNNQNTEGTSSFGNVGVDLRWRLEFE